One stretch of Saccharomonospora xinjiangensis XJ-54 DNA includes these proteins:
- the dop gene encoding depupylase/deamidase Dop has protein sequence MRRIMGTEVEYGIAVPGDATANPVLTSTQVVLAYAAAADIPRARRARWDYEVESPLRDARGFDLAGPGQQAPDPDVEDLGAANVILTNGARLYVDHAHPEYSAPEVTNARDAVIWDKAGERVMEEAARRAATVPGQPPLQLYKNNVDGKGASYGTHENYLMARSTPFTSVIAGLTPFFVSRQVFTGSGRVGIGPQGEQPGFQLSQRADYIEVEVGLETTLKRGIINTRDEPHADADKYRRLHVIIGDANLAEYATFLKLGTTALVIDMIEHGARFDELKLDEPVRAVHEISHDPTLKTTVELANGRKYTGLDLQFAYHEAVSEHLERTGADEQSKEVLRVWGEILDALARDPQECADRLDWPAKLRLLEAYRERDSLGWAAPRLHMVDLQYSDVRLDKGLYNRLVTRGSMKRLVSEEEVRAAMTTPPSDTRAYFRGRTLEKYAASIAAASWDSVIFDVGRESLVRIPTLEPLRGTKAHVGQLLDEAETAEQLVEALTTAG, from the coding sequence ATGCGCCGGATCATGGGAACCGAGGTTGAGTACGGGATCGCGGTGCCGGGCGATGCGACCGCGAACCCGGTACTGACGTCCACCCAGGTGGTGTTGGCCTACGCTGCGGCAGCGGACATTCCGCGAGCCAGGCGCGCCCGATGGGACTACGAGGTCGAGTCGCCGTTGCGTGACGCGAGAGGGTTCGATCTGGCCGGTCCCGGCCAGCAGGCACCCGACCCCGACGTGGAGGATCTCGGTGCCGCGAACGTCATCCTCACCAACGGGGCCCGGCTCTACGTCGATCACGCCCACCCGGAGTACTCCGCTCCCGAGGTGACGAACGCCAGGGACGCCGTCATCTGGGACAAGGCGGGCGAGCGCGTGATGGAGGAGGCGGCACGGCGTGCGGCCACGGTGCCGGGCCAGCCGCCGTTGCAGCTGTACAAGAACAACGTGGACGGCAAGGGCGCCAGCTACGGAACACATGAGAACTATCTGATGGCGCGCTCGACCCCGTTCACGTCGGTGATCGCGGGACTGACGCCGTTCTTCGTGTCGCGGCAGGTGTTTACCGGCTCCGGCCGCGTCGGGATCGGCCCGCAGGGGGAGCAGCCAGGCTTCCAGCTCTCGCAGCGGGCCGACTACATCGAGGTGGAGGTCGGGCTTGAGACCACGCTCAAGCGCGGCATCATCAACACCCGCGACGAGCCGCACGCCGACGCGGACAAGTACCGCAGACTGCACGTCATCATCGGCGATGCGAACCTGGCCGAGTACGCCACGTTCCTCAAGCTGGGCACCACCGCACTCGTGATCGACATGATCGAGCACGGGGCGCGGTTCGACGAGCTGAAACTCGACGAACCGGTACGCGCCGTACACGAGATCAGCCACGACCCCACCCTCAAGACCACTGTGGAGCTGGCGAACGGGCGCAAGTACACGGGCCTCGACCTCCAGTTCGCCTACCACGAGGCGGTGTCTGAGCACCTGGAGCGCACAGGCGCCGACGAGCAGTCCAAGGAGGTGCTGCGTGTCTGGGGCGAGATCCTCGACGCGCTGGCCCGCGACCCACAGGAGTGCGCCGACCGCCTCGACTGGCCCGCCAAGCTGCGCCTTCTGGAGGCGTACCGGGAACGTGACTCGCTTGGCTGGGCCGCGCCGCGCCTGCACATGGTCGATCTCCAGTACTCGGACGTGCGCCTCGACAAGGGGCTCTACAACCGGCTCGTCACGCGGGGGTCGATGAAGCGGCTCGTCAGCGAGGAAGAGGTCAGGGCGGCCATGACGACGCCGCCCTCGGACACTCGCGCTTACTTCAGGGGCAGAACGCTGGAGAAGTACGCCGCGTCGATCGCGGCGGCATCCTGGGATTCGGTGATCTTCGACGTCGGCAGGGAGTCGCTCGTGCGGATCCCGACGCTGGAGCCGTTGCGGGGCACGAAGGCGCATGTGGGGCAGCTGCTCGACGAGGCGGAGACGGCCGAGCAACTCGTGGAGGCCCTCACCACGGCCGGATAA
- a CDS encoding ubiquitin-like protein Pup: MAQERIEKHGGGDSDDDVEAAPAGQERREKLGEDVDTILDEIDDVLEENAEDFVRAYVQKGGQ, from the coding sequence ATGGCTCAGGAACGCATCGAGAAGCACGGCGGCGGCGACTCCGACGACGACGTCGAGGCCGCCCCCGCAGGTCAGGAGCGCAGGGAGAAGCTCGGCGAGGACGTGGACACGATCCTCGACGAGATCGACGACGTGCTCGAGGAGAACGCGGAGGACTTCGTGCGCGCGTACGTGCAGAAGGGCGGCCAGTAG